In Oryzias melastigma strain HK-1 linkage group LG14, ASM292280v2, whole genome shotgun sequence, the DNA window aaccACTACTATATTTCCTACAATGATTGTATTACacacatgtttttctgtttcatctgcCTTGGAATGCAGAGTCTTAACCTGGTTGCTCTCTGCTATGATCGCCTTATTGCCATCATGTATCCCCTGCATTATCAAGTCAGGGTGACACCCAAGAAAATGCTTTCTTTAATTGGTTCTTTTTGGTTGTTtgtggttttttgttttttaattttagtagGTCTTATGACAAGAATTTCTTTCTGTGAATCTGTGGTTATTAATAGCTTCTATTGTGACCATGGCCCCATGCACCGACTAGCATGTAATGATGCAACTCCAAATTTAGTATATGGAAATCTATTAATAGCTCTGCTTCTGTGGGTTCCTCTACTAATAATTATGTGTAGTTATATTTGCATAGGCCGTACTCTGGCTAAGATTTCCACAGCTAAAGAAAGAGTCAAAGCCTTTAAAACGTGCACATCTCATCTTTCATTGGTGGCAATTTATTTCATACCAATTTTAATCGTGTACAATATGAGAGCAAACATACATCCAAATGCAAGAATCATAAACTTATCTCTGACCGCCATCTTTCCTCCCATGTTAAACCCAATAGTTTATGTCCTGCAGACCCAAGAAATAAGAACTTCTTTAAGAAagattttgaaatgtaaaaaacaatccCAAATTGCATTGAAATAAGTCTAATTGTGTGTAAAGTCACTTTTGCTAATGTCATCTCCTGTAACTTAGCACATTATCCAAACTTTCTTTGTAAGAATTTTGTGTGTCCATTGGTTTGACTGTATGTTTTAGAGACGGACATTTTAACCTCTTTTGTCACGCTTTATTGGGTTTGTATAACCGTCAACACATGTGCCCATCCTCTTGTGAGCCACCGTTTGTCAGGAAACATTGGAAAACTACTAGGTGCTGAAGTTCAGTTGTTAATGCTGCTAAGTTCTACTGATAACACTTTTCCACTTTTGCAACAAATGTTTCctttccaaaatgtttcacagcagttattacaaaagaaaactgTACATGTGATTATTTAAGTTCATATGTAACAAACATGTTGAACAGAAAATGTACTTTAgtggaaaatgacaaaatggtaaaagttgaacaaaaattaaaataaaaaaaacacaagtaacgATACTTGGATCAATTATATAGTGTAACCTTACTTTAAATCTTCTGGACATCTTTCAAAGCAAATACAACAATATAGTTTGAAATTAACTGAGGAAATTAGATGTGTTGGCAAAAGTGATGAAGAAAGGAGTTCAAACAATCATTTGACATCAAGAAAAACAAGTTCTAAAGCCTGCAACATTGTTTCATTGTATGAGAAAagtaaaacacttgtttttacaAGAGTTATTTTTGGGTTATTGcttggaaacattttcttttatcaaaacCTGAGGACTCCAAAGTGTGCTTTTAACCTTGCCTTTGTGGATTTTGTTGATAGATAACATAGCCTTTGTGCTAAATAAAACTAtgtgtacaaacacacaaataaacaagacTGAATGGCAAATCAATTTACGTTTCAATTTCTTGAAGTTCAGATTTACGTTTACCATTTACTTATAAATTTAATTGTTACATCCAGGTGGATGCAACATAAAAGAGCCAACCAAGTATCTGATGTACAAAAAAAGCCTGATTTATTCCCAATAAACTTGAAACCACAACAAGTAACTGTGGAAGGGTGCTGAGTCAGGCAGGAGCAGTTCTGCTGGTGTGGCCTTCAGCCATGGGAGAGAGAGGGAGGAGCCAAAAGGGGCCGTTTAAACCCTCCTCTATCAGGGTGTTCTTGGGCAGGCTGGAAAACTTGGAGCTGGGAAGAAGAACTGAAAGAAGAGAGGTTACCGcataacataaatatttatttttaacatttagggCTGTGTGGGAaagtctttttatatttcttaggtattttactttgaaacacaCTTATCATTGAAGTCATTTCCCTTTCTTGAGTAAGTTTCTATTTTGAGACTGGCCCATTTATAAGTTGGTATTTGTTATGTTGGACACTTAAAAAACTCttttatgaacatatttttttctcctgtggCTCAATCTTTGCATGGTTCATCACACCTGCCTTGACCCACATGGCTCATTATACTTTTGGTAACTTAGTGTAGCCGttacaaacaggcagacagctggttctacttgcagcaggtttattggaCAAAGAAAGGCAAACAGGAGCAAGGCtaagctaaaagtccacaacgCTAAGTCAGAGTTATAATGCAGGCAAaaggtcggggcaggcggcaaagaGGCAGCCAGGATCAGGTAATGGGTGATCAGATCAGAGAGAAATGAGTGGTATGCAGGCAAAAAGAATCATACAATACATTGCACTCTGTGTGGTCTGAACATGGCTTAAATGTCCTGTGGCTGATTGACTGATGAGATTTAAGTGTGAAGACATCCAGacactgtgcgctggggttgatGGGAGATTGAGTGCAGTCAGTACCCAAGAGATGGCTCCCGCTAATGACCACAGGGGGAGACACAGCGTTGGGTCCAGACAGTAGCTGGTGTAGGGTAAGGAGATGGCTTTGAAATTGATCAAACACTTGTTTAAACTTGTGATTGACCTTCAGAACCTGGAAATTGGTCaattgataatattttttttatcaaatttgcCTTCAGTATTTGATTAGCAGCTAGTTGAGAGATGGACATTTGAAACCCCGTGTCAGAATTTTTCCTGTCCACCGGTTAAACTGTGGATTCTGTTATTTCAATCATGAATACCCCAATATTACAATGTGCTCCTGTGACTTTATTACATAAAAGTTGCCATCTTGTAATTATTATCGATCTACGGTTGCATGTTCTCACTCATAGGCTGCTCAGGGATATTACATGATAATCAATGGCTTTCACCTTCATTGTCATCCTAAGGGTAGTAAGCATGGAGCCCAATTGCACTTCATAGTCTAATCAATAAAGTTGGCCTGAGAGTTAAGACTATAGTGATCAATAAGGCTCATGTTGCTACAGGGCCATTTTTCCACTGCCATTCCCAATGTTATatgaaaatgtctaaaatgagactatgatttttttttccagtattcCTCCTTCATTAGAATCATGTTGATCTCTGCAtaccagactttttttttcttgtctttgtttttcacagCACTTAGATTCACATCTCAAAGCAACAGACTTCCATTCAAATCTTCAAGGTTTTGCTTAAATTGTACCCAAAGGGATCTGACTCATTGACCcaaaggagaaataaaaaaaatataaatatatgatcTGAGACAGGACAACAGAGAGAAGATTTGGAATCAGATGAGACTAATGTACGGATGTCTGTGCAGTGCAGTTTAAGGAGAAGGCAGTTTAGATCTAAGCCCACATAGGCAATTCTGTTTTGAAactgggctatataaatacaattgaattgaattaaattgaatctaGAACAATGGAGTTTTTTAATTCTGGCTTGggaaaaaacataacttttgtGCGTCctgcatattttaaaatagctgGTTTTATAGGGATACCTCATATGAATTATTACTATGCCTTTctcttctttgtcttctttatttCAGTGTTGGGAAACACAGCTGTAATGACTGTGATTTACTTGGATCATAATCTGAGGACTGCCAAGTATGTGGCAGTTTTTAACCTCGCATTTGTGGATTTGTTGGGTAGCACATCTCTTGTCCCAAAAGTCATtgacacttttttgtttaatcacTACTATATCTCTTATAATGAGTGCctgacattcttttttttctgctttacatGTCTTTCAATGCAGGCCCTTAACCTGGTTGCTCTTTGCTATGATCGCCTGGTTGCTATCATGTTTCCGCTGCATTATCAAGTCACAGTGACCCCCAAGATCATGCTGTCTATAATCCTTTCTTTCTGGCTCTTTGTCATAGCTGCTGTTTTATCTGCAGCCGGTCTTTTGACAAGACTTTCCTTCTGTAACTCAATTGTTATTAACAGTTTCTTTTGTGATCATGGCCAGATATTCCAA includes these proteins:
- the LOC112142797 gene encoding olfactory receptor 1-like; protein product: MEFFNSAFGKNITFVRPAFFKISGFIGIPDMNYYYVFLLFVFLASVLGNTAVMTVICLDHNLRTAKYVAVFNLAFVDLLGNTVLVPKVIDIFLFNHYYISYNDCITHMFFCFICLGMQSLNLVALCYDRLIAIMYPLHYQVRVTPKKMLSLIGSFWLFVVFCFLILVGLMTRISFCESVVINSFYCDHGPMHRLACNDATPNLVYGNLLIALLLWVPLLIIMCSYICIGRTLAKISTAKERVKAFKTCTSHLSLVAIYFIPILIVYNMRANIHPNARIINLSLTAIFPPMLNPIVYVLQTQEIRTSLRKILKCKKQSQIALK
- the LOC112142867 gene encoding olfactory receptor 1-like yields the protein MEFFNSGLGKNITFVRPAYFKIAGFIGIPHMNYYYAFLFFVFFISVLGNTAVMTVIYLDHNLRTAKYVAVFNLAFVDLLGSTSLVPKVIDTFLFNHYYISYNECLTFFFFCFTCLSMQALNLVALCYDRLVAIMFPLHYQVTVTPKIMLSIILSFWLFVIAAVLSAAGLLTRLSFCNSIVINSFFCDHGQIFQIACNDYSPSYIFSDVLIAMILWIPLIIVTSSYICIGFALCKVSTVHEGVKAFKTCAAHLSLVAIYFIPILITFTRNVHPNYRIINLSLTAVFPPMLNPIIYVLQTQEIKASFRKILKNRSQSKVTGK